In Labrus mixtus chromosome 11, fLabMix1.1, whole genome shotgun sequence, a single window of DNA contains:
- the LOC132984307 gene encoding sulfotransferase 2B1-like, which yields MSSDEMYLLYHGLLLPKETHSLESLKFAQEFTFKDDDVVAVVYPKSGTVWMQEVLPLLLNGGDLTPIQTIPNWDRVPWLEEKRLEVVVDKMASPRAMVSHFPYHLMPPSFHTSKAKVIYVMRNPKDVLVSSYFFHQMAGFLSDPGTFDEFMNTFLEGRVFFGKWTDHLKSWKHSELGDRIMFITYEEMVQDLPAALRRMSDFLGRDLSEETIQKISQHCSFKTMKSNSMSNFSLVPKVYLDSDKSQFLRKGVVGDWKNHFSSEQLVRFRSVIHKELEDESVTLPWSLD from the exons ATGTCTTCCGATGAGATGTATCTGCTCTACCATGGACTTCTGCTTCCCAAAGAGACTCACTCCTTGGAAAGTTTAAAGTTTGCGCAGGAGTTTACGTTTAAAGACGATGACGTCGTGGCTGTCGTGTATCCAAAGTCAG GGACAGTCTGGATGCAGGAAGTCCTCCCTCTGTTGCTCAATGGAGGAGATCTGACTCCGATACAAACCATTCCTAACTGGGACAGGGTCCCCTggctggaggagaaaagatTAGAAGTGGTTGTAGATAAGATGGCTTCTCCACGGGCGATGGTCTCACATTTCCCTTACCACCTCATGCCCCCGTCATTCCACACCTCCAAAGCCAAG GTGATCTATGTTATGAGGAACCCCAAAGACGTCTTGGTGTCTTCCTATTTCTTTCATCAAATGGCTGGATTCCTTTCAGATCCAGGAACATTCGATGAGTTCATGAACACATTCCTGGAGGGAAGAG TGTTCTTTGGAAAATGGACCGACCATCTGAAGAGCTGGAAACACTCCGAACTGGGAGACAGAATAATGTTCATCACGTATGAAGAGATGGTTCAG GACCTTCCGGCAGCTCTCAGGAGGATGTCCGATTTCCTGGGTCGGGATCTGAGTGAGGAAACCATCCAGAAGATATCACAGCACTGTTCCTTTAAGACCATGAAGTCCAACAGCATGTCCAACTTCTCCCTGGTTCCTAAGGTGTACCTGGACAGCGACAAATCGCAATTCCTAAGAAAAG gtGTTGTAGGAGACTGGAAAAACCATTTCAGCTCAGAACAGCTGGTCAGATTCAGGTCAGTGATTCACAAAGAGCTGGAGGATGAGAGCGTCACTCTGCCCTGGAGTCTGGACTAA
- the tmem147 gene encoding BOS complex subunit TMEM147, with the protein MTLFHFGNCFALAYFPYFITYKCSGLSEYNAFWRCVQAGATYLFVQLCKMLFLATFFPTWEVGAGVYDFVGEFMKSTVDLADLLGLHLVMSRNAGKGEYKIMVAAMGWATAELVMSRCLPLWVGARGIEFDWKYIQMSFDSNISLIHYIAMAAVVWMFTRYDLPKSFRLPVTVLLALCVYKSFLMELFVHVFLLGSWTVLLVKAVLTGAISLCSLFLFVTLVHSN; encoded by the exons ATGACGCTGTTTCACTTCGGGAACTGCTTTGCTCTGGCCTATTTCCCTTACTTTATAACCTACAAGTGCAGCGGCCT TTCAGAGTACAATGCCTTCTGGAGATGTGTTCAGGCTGGAGCAACCTACTTGTTTGTTCAACTCTGTAAG atgCTGTTCCTGGCTACCTTTTTCCCCACATGGGAAGTAGGAGCGGGTGTTTATGATTTTGTAGGG GAATTTATGAAATCAACAGTGGACCTGGCAGACTTGTTGGGCCTCCATCTTGTGATGTCTCGTAATGCTGGTAAAGGAGAGTACAAGATCATGGTGGCTGCTATGGGCTGGGCAACAGCAGAACTTGTGATGTCCAG ATGTCTTCCTCTGTGGGTGGGAGCCAGAGGGATTGAGTTTGACTGGAAATACATTCAGATGAGCTTTGACTCTAACATTAGTTTG ATCCATTATATCGCCATGGCAGCCGTGGTGTGGATGTTCACCCGATACGACCTTCCCAAGAGCTTCAGACTTCCTGTCACTGTGCTGCTGGCTCTGTGTGTCTACAAGTCCTTCTTAATGGA GTTGTTTGTCCACGTCTTCCTGCTGGGCAGCTGGACCGTGCTGCTGGTGAAAGCTGTGCTGACCGGTGccatctctctctgctcactgTTTCTCTTTGTCACTCTGGTCCACAGCAACTAA
- the LOC132983127 gene encoding uncharacterized protein LOC132983127, whose translation MRNKSCPQLTLCFLLMAAECLEASTLQKSFTLIRRGTTWTEARLYCRQNKIDLIPLNIAKKLLSTWSVEHPVKQVWIGAHTDPKVPSAWKSVSLRSGGDETMWAPSHPDDEDCTLFNKDTGRIDGRACSTSLPFVCFGDNLVLVKENKTWEDALQHCHDMGSRCDSGGPCGFTFGLLTLKKLADYNYVRDRIYNADTDEVWTGLRFLAGGWFWLDGEKVEDEEKLPRCPSEWKHCGTVSKFDSNNWITRDCSEKINFICVRSKIPE comes from the exons ATGAGGAACAAAAGCTGCCCTCAGCTCACACTCTGCTTCCTGCTCATGGCCGCAGAGTGCCTTGAAGCATCCACCTTACAAAAGAGTTTTACACTTATAAGACGAGGGACAACGTGGACTGAGGCCAGACTGTACTGCAGGCAGAATAAGATTGACCTGATTCCTTTGAACATTGCAAAAAAGCTGCTGTCTACATGGTCGGTGGAACATCCTGTCAAACAAGTTTGGATTGGTGCACACACAGACCCCAAGGTTCCCTCAGCCTGGAAGAGCGTAAGTCTGAG GAGTGGAGGAGATGAAACAATGTGGGCACCGAGTCATCCAGATGATGAAGACTGTACACTTTTTAATAAGGACACAGGACGGATAGACGGCAGAGCATGCTCCACATCTCttccttttgtctgttttggagACAACCTGGTGCTGGTGAAGGAGAACAAGACATGGGAGGATGCACTGCAGCACTGCCATGACATGGGAAGTCGATGTGACAGCGGGGGGCCGTGCGGGTTCACCTTCGGACTCCTGACTCTGAAAAAGCTGGCTGACTACAACTATGTCAGAGACAGGATCTACAATGCAGACACAGATGAG gtgtggACAGGTCTGCGCTTCCTGGCAGGAGGCTGGTTTTGGCTCGATGGAGAGAAggtggaggacgaggagaagcTGCCTCGCTGTCCGTCTGAGTGGAAACACTGCGGGACAGTGTCCAAATTTGACTCCAATAACTGGATCACCAGGGACTGctctgaaaaaataaacttcatcTGTGTCAGAAGTAAAATTCcagaataa